In Salvia miltiorrhiza cultivar Shanhuang (shh) chromosome 4, IMPLAD_Smil_shh, whole genome shotgun sequence, the DNA window TTGATacaatattaaaattcatatattttttataccTTTTAAAGTTCATATACAAAACCAAACTATCttcaaaattggtgtatttaagCGCTaataaattggtgtatttaaaCGCTAATAATTCTTGATAAAATTGAATAATGACGTACGAATATCTTGAAGAAAAAGGGTAAAAAGAAAGGCAATATAGAGAGAGAAGCAGTCAGTTAGGTGAAAGTTTGAAATTTGGTTTCGTTATTCCCGTAGCATTAAAGTGGGCATCCATCACTGCTCGTAACTCCTTGTTTCGCTAATTTCCAGATTCcatgtaagaaaaaaaaaaaaaaaaaaaaaaaaaaaaaaaaaaaacaagagtGCCCACCAGCACATTAACAATGGCAGCTGTCACCAGCCCATATTCAAAATTCCTTCTCTCAATACCCAAATTTACTCTACTTTATAaactctctcttctcttcctcACTCACTCACTTCCCACTTTACAACTCTCCTCCTCTCCCACTCCGCCACTGCGCCACCACCTTCCATTTCTCCGCCGCCACCATGCTCATACACTTACTATTCCTCGCTTCATTACTCGGCGCAGCTCATTCTCGAAATGCCACCGTGCAGCCTCTCAAATCACGACCAATtacaggcggcggcggcggcgatgcaTTCTTCAACCCGCAGCTCCCGCCGCGGGCCCTCTCCGCCTCCGCGAAATTCGAGGGCTCCTCCGACCTCGTCAACCTCCGCTACCACATGGGGCCCGTCCTCTCCTCCCCGATCAACGTCTACCTCATCTGGTACGGCAAGTGGGCCCCCTCCAGCCAGCTCCTCATCCGGGACTTCCTCCTCTCCATCTCCGCCGCGGCCCCCCGGAGCCCCTCCGTCGCCGAGTGGTGGCGCACCGTCGCCCTCTACACCGACCAGACCGGCGCCAACGTCTCCCGCTCCCTCCTCATCGCCGGCGAGTACTCCGACCGCCTCTACTCCCACGGACGCTCCCTCACGCGCCTCTCCGTCCAGGAGATCATCGCCACCGCCGTCCGCTCCAAGCCCTTCGCCGTCGACCACAAGAAGGGCATCTACCTCGTCCTCACCGCCACCGACGTCGCGATGCAGGACTTCTGCCGCGCCGTCTGCGGCTTCCACTACTTCACCTTCCCCTCCATGGTCGGCTACACGCTCCCCTACGCGTGGGTCGGCAACTCCGCCACGCAGTGCCCCGACGTCTGCGCCTACCCCTTCGCCGTCCCGGCCTACATGGCCGGGGGGGGCCCGGGGGCGCTGCGGCCCCCCAACGCCGACGTCGGCGTCGACGGCATGATCAGCGTGATCGCGCACGAGCTCGCCGAGCTCTCCTCGAACCCGCTCGTGAACGCGTGGTACGCCGGCGAGGACCCCACGGCGCCCACCGAGATCGGGGATCTGTGCGAGGGGCTgtacggcagcggcggcggcggcggctacATTGGGCAGGTGATGAgggacggcggcggccggaCCTACAATTTGAACGGGCGGCGGGGGAGGAGGTTTTTGGTGCAGTGGGTTTGGAGCCCCATTCTCAAGGCCTGCGCGGGGCCCAATGCtgttgattaatttattttttcctatATAGATTTTTCTCACTAATCAAAACACAACTTTTTCGGTTGTTTAATTATTCAATTCGATGAAGCATTATATTTATTGGTTTTGTATGTTCTTATCCCAAGAGCATGGGGCGGTGCAGGGACTTGCGGTGGAGATAGattgtatgaatgaatgattttgttggaattttttAGTACATAGattgtatgaatgaatgattgTGTGTGCATACATTTAGTTGAGTTTTTGAAAGTCTATTAAATTATTACTCTTTGTTAcataaaagtgttttaatttatttcatcaaaaaaatttagataagagtaaaagaaaaattaaaaatagtgaagctcatttttattttatgagaatgataaaattaaaatgaataattaaaaggTAAAAAGATAGTGAAGcacacttttttattttaaaaaagggACGCTTATTatgggacaactcaaaaagaaaagtaaCGCCCTTGTTAtggaacggaggaagtaatagTTAAATTATTAATAGCTTTTAAGTAATAAGTTTCagtcaaattttgaatttatacagtaatttaaatttgattccatagttattgaatttttaaatcTCTCTGATTTTATTAACGAGTTGAATTCCGATCACATTCAATTTGATATAGCCAACTGAAAATTTGAAGTGACTTTGGCAGATAAATCACGACGAATTCGACATCACTAGCAAAGTTAGAAGTTCAATAATTGCTCGACTCATTTGTGTGGatgattttgttttaattttttagtacaTAAAGTAAAACATCTTAATATATATGGATATTTATTTGGCTGTTTTCTGAGATGTGTATATACATAGATTTAGTTGAGTTTTAAAAGTGTAGATTGTGGCTCTATTCGACTTTAATTTAGTCTGTTTTTTTAATGGTTAATTAATGATGGGTTGCTCACTTTCTTGGTTTAtagttctctctttctctctctcacccaCAAGTAGCTAATTAATCATCTGGGATTATATTATTAGTGGGGCccatatactttattttttttaaattttggattGGTAACGTTTAATAAGCTTGTACTTATGTGGTTGCATTCTACCCTACTTCTACCATCATTCCATTTTATATACATCATTGTTTGACCAATTACTTTTAGTCAAGTGTAACAAACTAACAATATTAGTATATCATAATTTGACTTAAAAACAGACTAGGATAGTTACTTTCCTCGTCCGTAAAAaatttatcataattttattttaatttattcataatttttttttttttatttatagtgATAGAATTCATACAACTTCATgtataattaaaatatcattatttcGCTGATAActttatttacattttattaaaattaatgttgtCGTAGTgtgataatttaattttatgaacgcagatatatttttttaaatggtttGAATTCCGATGAAAAAATACAAACAAATTAACAAAAAACATCAAAAGATGAATGGTATTATAgcaatattcatttttttacttACTTTTGGATACAGTAATTAAATCTTCGAAGTGACATCATAGAACGATTCTCTTttgtatttaaaatttaaaacattccttcaaaaaaataaaaaataaaacatctatgaaaaaaTTCAGTTAAATTAAGCTGACATGAATTGACCGATAGCAATGCAACGTGGACAAGATCAATCTGACGTAGGCGACACATGTACAACTACTAAAATTATTGGGTCAAACTGATGCATAATATAAAGcctcattaattttatttagcctacaatcgTGTGTAGGCAAGAAAAgagttaaaaaaatatttatttggccTACAATTTAGTACTACTACGTTTTAGGATGGGTAgaaaagagtaaaaaaatatttatgtcACTATTTTGTCAcctttttcacatttttattgaatgaataatttttttgagtTGTTTATTCGAGTATctcattttcacttcaattATTGATAATATCATCATAAAAGATGCATGCTATAATATTTTCCCATACTTTTGATCACCTTATAAACGCATGGCATAAAAAAGGTGAGGAATTGAGGATTACCAAAATAGTAGTATGATTTTTCTTTTGGGGTCATATTTACGCAGTTAAAAGTTTGATCCGTTAAGACTGCCCACGCTTGGTTGGGtatttttagaggttggaaagagaattaagtaattgaatcaattacttgttgtttggtttgggtaatgagataatcattacccttacttgagggtaacccaatgacccaatttgttacccctcaaaatagaggggaaacaaaaaaAAGTGAATCACTTactaatgatttatttttattgttaaaccaaacactcaataaaaataatggttattgttaccattccactcctttattcgattccattccctttccattcctctacttgaaccaaacgagcactaaagtCTGATCTATTAAGACTTAAactaaattttaaaaagaaaacaaaaaaaacataaataaaggcAGTCGCTATCTGTGGTGCGTGTGTATGTTAATGTTACAGAAGGAATGCAGCTGGAATTTTGCGCTGCTTATTGTTTTTGAGGTCGACTCACTCACAAGAGTCATTCAACATTTTCTCACACATTTGGAAAtccatactctctctctctaaattggaattatatatataattacgaATTGCACTGAATAAGAAGTAGAGAGGCGAGTAGTATTTGGGGTGGGAAACAGAAATGATGACATGTGATAATGAAGttagcaagagagagagagagatgtgagaATCGAGTTGAGCAATTGAAACCACACTTTTTCATTTGCGAGAAACAGCTATGCAAGGGCCCCTCTGGCCATACCCAATAATTATATGATTTGAAGTCCATTATGTTCATTCGTGAAATTGCATTGTTTTTCGAAattatgagttttaataaataatggAGATATATGTATTGTGTGTAGAAAAAAGTCTACTAAAATTGAGTGAAAAAACAATTTAGcgagtttaaaaaaaatactagtaattaGAAGATGTGTagaaaatgaagaaagaaaTCGATTAAAGTTGTAGTGTTAAATAGTTGAgcctttttataaatattggatatggatgaagtttaaaatatactccctccgtcccattccaataggctcatttttctttttgcgATGTCCCAtttcaataggctcatttttcttttaaggTAAAAAAGTTGTATTTAATTAAGggacatttgcaaaaatgcccacatccttataaaaacttgtaaaattgcccactttcataaacaaaagtgggcaattttacaagttttttaTAAGAAGGGGGCATTTTTCcctattaacactttaattaatgtggaccacaccactttactaccacttttctactaaaaagtaattttttttaattttcgtgcccaaaagaagtgagcctattggagtgggacggagggagtaagaatTAGCttctaaaaaatgaaatattataaattttgtgGATGGTGGAAGTTCTCAGAAACTGagtgaatttattaatttattctaaattattatatgaaaaacTGAATAATTAAAGAAATTGCATGAAGGATATAGGTCAAACTGAATTTTGACAATATTTTCCTATAAATTTCGAAAtataacatttatatatttGCCTATTTAGGCACCCAAAATTTGAGAAAATGCCAAATTGTGTCAATTATGTAGACGTATGGCTTATGCATACACAAGATTATCCAAGCCATGGTCATttgattaaaattattatattcaataattcataaaataaataaatatgaacatATCGAGGCCTAGGATTGACTGTGCAAATCAGTTCGGTTGCACAATGCATTTTTGCTCTTTTAGTCAAACAACAATCAATTTTACCAAGTATTTAAGTCAAGCCTCACTGGCAGCATGAAATAATTCAAAGTCTAGATTGAAAAATATCTTATACGAAAAGCCAGAGGAAGATATTTTTGAAGAGGTGAAATGAATTCGTATTGAGGCATGGTCAAGAGAAACAATAATAAATGTAGGCGGtgaaaaaataactattttgttgtactttaattttttcttttttttaaaatttttggtcGTACTTTAAAATTAAATGCAGTGGATAGAGTGCGTGTAATGAGTCGTGAGGCTCGGAGTGGGTGGACTATACCAAAGTTGTAGGAACATTCTACTTATGATAGATGTTGCAAAGTGTATAACATACCTATGTCATACTAttgtaatatactccctccgtccacgaaaaacatgccactttgctttcggcacgggttttaagaaaatgtgagtaaagttggtagtggagtaagggtcccactttaaatgtgagtggagttgtgtggaccctactactaaaaatggaagtggcatattttttgtggacggacgaaaaaggaaattgtggcatatttttggtggacggagggagtaatatttttaacCCAACCCATCTTGTTTTTGTGTTTTGGTGGGGCACAAAAAGAGCAAAGAACACAAGCATCTAGAATGCAAAAtggatttattatttattacatTAACTATATATGCACTTTAGGCGTCTACCTTGACAATAATTTGAAGACaattgagataaaaaaaaaaaaccaaaataatttaaaatttgtatacTTAGAggcaatttttttaatactccATGTATCTCTTGTCTCTCAATAATGTGCATCgcttttaaaaatagaaaaatcacTTTCTATCTGTCCTacctatcttgagacattttttttattgagcCATCCCACTTATTGAGATATTTCTTATTAGAcaaacattttatatcatttattcacatttttactgtgtcacctaccacacttaatacAACTAAatactaatttcttaaattttataCTTAAATTTTTTGTCTCAAGATAAATGGCGGAGGGAGTAACGAAAAAGGCGTATTCTTGTGGGACGGAAGGTGTACATAAAGTCACAATTGAATGAAAGCCTCGTGTATTTCGACACAATTATCCGAGAGCAAAAAACATGATTTATACGAACATAAGTTCTCTCGTGCGAAGCATGCAGACTATTCACATACTTTAACAAgacatttataaatattttaattaaaatatatgaataatcTCCCACTTTATACAATTCTCTTTAATTGTACGTAGGAAAATATCTTGTATGAGTCCACCTGATGAAGTAGTTCAAATTAAATGCCCACGTGCACCCCATAATTTGTTGGGCCCCCAAAAACCAGCGTTGGGCCTgcttctatttttttattcgaAGCGGCGAGGCCCACGACATGTCAAATTCAAGATGAAGATGAATCCGCATGGCCATGGAGATTCCGCGACAAGTGTACTTCCCTTCGCCACGTTCGGGCTCTAAGTCGGCGCAGGCggcatacacacacacacacacacacacatatatatatatatatatatatatatatatatatatatatatatatatatatctaaccATGCAATAGCTGAATTGAAAGAAATTAATGGCGGACATGCGAGGACGCGGCGTGGTGTGCGACGACAGGTGCGGCTGCCCGTCGCCGTGCCCCGGCGGGGCGGCGTGTAGCTGCGCGGGAGGAGGAGGAGCGGCGGAGGAATCCGCCGTGGACCACAAGAAGTGCCCGTGCGGGGAGCACTGCGGGTGCAACCCCTGCACGTGCACCTCCGCCGCCCAGAGCGCCGGCACCGGCAAGGCGCACTGCAGGTGCGGCGCCGGCTGCACGTGCCCTACTTGCGCGGCCTGATCAGCCTCTACCTAGCTAGCTCTTGTTTTTGTATTTGAATAAACACGTCATGTATCTATCCTTTTACTTATATATAATACTATGTTCATGTGGTTTCTTGCATCTTTTATTTCTGTGCTTAGCTACACCAGCCAAATAAGGAACAaacataaatacaaaaaaaatgaatggcCTTGCTGAGCTTGTGAGctcattaaaattatttataagttgtttagaatGTAAAATgagtttttatacaatttttatgAAGCTCTCACAAATTAAATTCATCAATCTTATTTACTTTCGTTGGGTTTTTAAACTAATaatctaataaaaatagttttaCTCTAAATTCATTAGTTTTGTTCAACATAtagttttattatatttttctctaaTTAGAATTTTCTCTATAAAATGACTTTACTTTTCCTTTCGTTTCGCAGAGGGAATGCTACAGTTTTGAGAAGTTATAAGCAAGACATAGTTTTGGGACGTTTAGCATAATTTATTAGTTTTGTTCACcatataattttcaaattttctttctttaattagaattttctctctttcatctttataatttataagctcAATATCCAAAtactataattaatttataaccttttgaaatattatattttataattcttttaaatattttataaatcatTGGAGCTTATAAACCTTTAAACTAAATACTTTTAACTAGTTTATAACCTTTTCAAATATTatgttttataaatttttaaaacatTTATAAACTATTGGAGCTTTTTAAGCCTCTAAAATAAGCTCAACCAAAAACACCATATGAAGCAACCATGCTTCCACAATAACTAACACAAAAGAAGAGGATCAAGAGAGTGAATACAGATCATACATGGACTGCTTGGCCAAATTATGGTGCAGCCCTATCCGTTTCAATACTGAAGTTTACTGTACGGTCCCTCCACGCATCATTTTCTAGGTAAGTTTCGTAGAAGGTTACAGCTCCGCCGGTTGTTAGAACCACCGCCGAGGTGCTTCGTGTGCCGTATCGTCCCTGCGAATTGAGAGCCGTCAAGCACGCGTTCATCGTGTCTGAAAAACGACACAAATTAATAGGCGCGAAAATATTACCAAAGCTGTATCTGCCTCCACGAAAATGGCACTCGCGCAGTATTCGAACTCACGCGAGTAAATGCCAGGGAGCTCgctttcatctttagtggtGTCGTTCATGACCATTTTGGTTATCTCTTTCAACGAGATTTCTGCCTCGGAAAATTTTCCCAGCACGTCTGCGAAGCCACGTCTTAATCTTTCAGCCTGTAAGAACATTAAACATGTTATACCTCAGTGGAGAATATGCATAAGCATAATAATGCAGTGGAAATGTACAAGGAATAGTTTTATGTGTTGCCTCAGAAGCTAGTAGTGATGCAAAGCCATCAGCAACTGTAACATCTAAGGTTGCAAGCAGTAgcagtttttattcttttggcCATGAACAGATTCCATGGGTGTTTCGAgttaaacaaaacaaagaacaTTGTGATTGCAGTTACCAGATCACATAAAGAAAGTAGTTATTCTTGAATACCATCCATTCTTCAATCATGTGTCGGACCGAATCGCAATAGTATAGTGACTACAATCTTATGAAAGCAAGCAAAATCTATGTTTCAATGAGAtataaatcaagcaaaattagctcaagTGACAAAAATTATCAAGGGCCTTAATCTAGTTTAGTAAACAATGGATTAGGCTAttctatttttatctatctagtGTAATCCTTAAAACTAAATGCCACTAAGGAGGCGTTGGTTTGAGTGATAACGcaatattgataaaataatccaccttaatcaagtgtttggtttgTATGATTGAACCCACGATTGACAACTTGGCCCACATCAAATCACTCAAATGAGTGATTGTTTATCACTCCAAGATGGgtggattatttaatcacccctcCACGCTCCAATCCTACCAATCTTATCTATCTCATCCACCAAATCAAACGCCTATTTACTAATCCAAGCTAATCTACCATTTACTCTgatggattaattaattttgcGCTTGTTTGACCATCTATCTCATCACCCAAAGCAAACGGTTCCTAACATGTTCTATCACAAAACAGCATATATATTTCCAGAGTATCCATTCAACAGCTAGAAGATGGTAACTGCAGTGTGATATGTCCATCATAACAAGATTCTTTTATAATCAAGAGCTGAATATCCAAATCATAATACTGCAAATCATTTAAAAACCTTCAAAATGTATTGTTGGAGGCAGTAAAAACATGGCATCCATGAAGAAATAAAGCATCATTGCAGCAGTAGAAAGGAATACGTAACCTTAGGCCATGGCGTGTCGAGCTTTGCATTCGACAGCACGTGAATACCAGAAGAAACTTCCTTCACACAGAGATCACCATCCATAGGCCTATTAGTGATATAAACCATGCTCATTGAGCAAAGATCAGCTACGATTAGGTTGAACCCATTGAACTGGTTCGCTTCTTCCATCACTTCCTCACCAAATTCTTTGGGGCTTTTCCTACTCTGGAAaaaataaaccctaaaccaATTGAATATTCAGCATAGAATTCAATACACTAAACCAATTTAACTAACTCAGTGTGATGAATGACGATGCTCTCGATCGAGCTCAAGCTATTTGACCTAAATATTTCGTTGATTGAATTACCGTGAAGAAGCGAACGGGGAGATCTCCTCTGCTTTTGAGCTGTGGACGGGGTGGGGCTTCCCTGACGTTGGTGAGAAACGCAAGCTTCCCGTCCCTGCTGCAAGCCAGCCAGGTTCCGCCGGCCTGACCATCTCTTCCGCCGAGTATTGAGCCGTTCTGCCACCACCCCAACGGCGTCGTCGGCCTGTCGTATATACGATTTAATACAACAATTTTGGGAAATTTCGCTCCATCCGCGACGAGGAAGAAGAGAAATATGTGGAAATTAAGTGGTAGGAGCTCACCGATTGTAGTTCTCGTCTCTGTTGAGCAGTAAAATGAAGGGGTAGATTGGGTGAAATTTCCATGCGAACACAGCTATGCACATATTTGTGTTTCTGAAGATTTTGGgttgaaattataaaattaggGCTTATGAATTGGGAATTCTTTAGATTGACCATATAGTCTCTTCATGTTGAAACTTCCTTTTACTcttcacaaaattaaatattcaacCACAAGAAAATCGATCAATGTGTAGGCGAAACTCACTTTGTAAAGTCTAATTTCCTAACTGACTCATtcaaaacatatatataaaataaatattagcaTAAATgcataattctaaaaaaaataaaaaataataaaagtggatTATAATACTCCTTAAATCAAGACTCAATATGTCGCCTAAAAAAAACTCAATATGTAATTGTGTGCTTATTCTACACTCAATTCCGTGGAAAttcatttaaataatatagtCTATTTCAAGAGCATAAGCCACGGTACTTGACATTGCATTAGATTATTAGAACAtataattaactatattataTTACATCTTTTTAGGGTCCTGTATATAATGTTAGCTGTATGATCTTTTAGGATATTCAAATAATGAAACtctttttttgaaataatattttttagggtCCTATGTATAGTGTTAGATGTATCTTTGAAgatattaaaatattgtttttttttttgtaaagcGTGAGATCAAGAATTCAATTGCCGCCATCTATCtgtaaagaaataaaacaattaTCTAATGTTCGATTGTTATAAATACATGTACATTATCATGATTtgaatataatactttattgaAATATAATTTCATTACATATCACACGTCAATAATTATGACAGATGAAATAATAAGATAATTATGACTAAATCAATAACCACAAATATCTAAAATTTGACGTAGTAAACATTGCGGGTCGATTTTGAATTCTTTCTTAAATTacgatatttttttattacaaaattGTTACTCAAACCAAATTCTAACTAATTACTGATTGAAAAGTGTCTTtttagtatatagtatatagtactatatatatatatactccctccgtccaccaattaaaggcctaggGGAAagaacacgggttttaagaaaaagtgtatttttattagttgagtggagaaatgatcccactttttaagaaaaaatgtatttttattagttgagtggagaaagggtctcacttttttgtaaagaatccttgacttttttgattaaataatgaataaaaacttaccaaaaataggtaggccttgtttttgtggacgtcccaaaaaggcaagtaggccttgaattggtggacggagggagtataatatatatatatatattatcagaGTTGATGGAATGTAGTGACagataaattatactccctccgtccgccaaaagtgtacCACTTTGGCtaggcacgggatttaataaaattggtaatgattttgatgtagtggagaaagggtcccaccactttatgagatgtgtggttgaaattgaatttggagtggtttttttgtaaataaagagtgtttgtaaggataaaatattaaagtggatggtgggaccatttccaaaaaaggaaagtggtatactctttgcggacgccaaatatagtaaaaatggtacacttttggcggacggagggagtagtacttTGAACAAGTAATTAACATTGAATTTGGATCAACAAAAAGTCATGCTTATTGGGCAAGAAACTTTTAAGAAAACTGACATTTTCTGTTAATTTGTGGAAAAATTCACGAGAAAACATTTTGCATGTATTGAATAGAACCAAGAATTCCCATAACCTATCTCGAtagatttttgaattttctcCATAAGTGACAAAATTTCATAAACACGATCATGCAACCGAAGATATAGTCAAATATAAGTATATGACATTAATTCCAATTAtagattaaaattattttttaaactttTTAACTTTAAAGCGAAGACTTATATGATGATGATCAAACCTTGAAGTCTAGTGCCCTATAAATTAATATAGTAATATGGTAATTAATGATGGTGAATGTCAACTGCGCCGCCTAACGCAACGGTGGTTTTGTATgtatcaatattaattataggtAGATAAAATTTGTTTAGTGTCtcagaaaaaacaaaaactgtTTATTCATACTATTTTGGGAGTTTGAAAATAATGCTGACGATTAAGAGGAagacattattattattactattatttatagATAGTGTAAATTCCAAGGGGCACGCAAGCTATACTTGAAATTTCCGATCACTATGACTTAAATTTGAACTATGTTAATTTGACACTTTCATCATATTCATCATAGGGTTAATGGCATATAAATTATCGAAATTTTAACAAAT includes these proteins:
- the LOC131020860 gene encoding protein EXORDIUM-like 5, whose amino-acid sequence is MLIHLLFLASLLGAAHSRNATVQPLKSRPITGGGGGDAFFNPQLPPRALSASAKFEGSSDLVNLRYHMGPVLSSPINVYLIWYGKWAPSSQLLIRDFLLSISAAAPRSPSVAEWWRTVALYTDQTGANVSRSLLIAGEYSDRLYSHGRSLTRLSVQEIIATAVRSKPFAVDHKKGIYLVLTATDVAMQDFCRAVCGFHYFTFPSMVGYTLPYAWVGNSATQCPDVCAYPFAVPAYMAGGGPGALRPPNADVGVDGMISVIAHELAELSSNPLVNAWYAGEDPTAPTEIGDLCEGLYGSGGGGGYIGQVMRDGGGRTYNLNGRRGRRFLVQWVWSPILKACAGPNAVD
- the LOC131020861 gene encoding EC protein homolog, translating into MADMRGRGVVCDDRCGCPSPCPGGAACSCAGGGGAAEESAVDHKKCPCGEHCGCNPCTCTSAAQSAGTGKAHCRCGAGCTCPTCAA
- the LOC131020862 gene encoding uncharacterized protein LOC131020862; its protein translation is MCIAVFAWKFHPIYPFILLLNRDENYNRPTTPLGWWQNGSILGGRDGQAGGTWLACSRDGKLAFLTNVREAPPRPQLKSRGDLPVRFFTSRKSPKEFGEEVMEEANQFNGFNLIVADLCSMSMVYITNRPMDGDLCVKEVSSGIHVLSNAKLDTPWPKAERLRRGFADVLGKFSEAEISLKEITKMVMNDTTKDESELPGIYSREFEYCASAIFVEADTALGRYGTRSTSAVVLTTGGAVTFYETYLENDAWRDRTVNFSIETDRAAP